In Coprobacter tertius, the sequence CATTATTTGTGTTCCGCTTATTCTCGAAAAGATATATCGAAAGCAAATTATGCCTATGTTGAATAAACGGTCGTTGAAGTGGGCATTAAATGTGCCTATCCTCGATAGTCAGATTTATTCGCAGGTACGGAAAAAACTTGTCGATGCTTTTGGTGGCCGTTTCGAACAGGTCATCGTAGGGGGTGCCCCGCTTAACCAGGAAGTGGAGGCTTTTTTATATAAAATAAAATTTCCGTTCACCGTGGGTTACGGAATGACTGAATGCGGCCCTCTTATTAGTTATACTCATTATACTCAGTTTGTACCTACCTCCTCAGGGCGTATTCTGCAAGGTTATATGCAAGTGCGTATCGACTCGGATGATCCTTATAATATCCCTGGTGAGATTTGCGTAAAAGGTGAAAACGTAATGAAAGGTTATTATAAGAATCAGGATGCAACCGATGCTGTGCTCGATGCCGACGGTTGGCTACATACCGGGGATATGGGAACTATAAGCGAAGATGATACCATATTTATTAAAGGCCGATATAAAACGATGATTCTGGGTCCGAACGGGCAGAATATATATCCTGAAGCCATAGAGGCAAAATTGAATAATATGCCTTTTATCCTCGAGAGTCTCGTGGTAGAAAGAGATGGAAAACTCGTGGCGCTCGTGTATCCCGATTATGAAGCTGTAGATGATTACGGTATTGCGAATGAGGATCTGCCTGTAGCGATGGAAGAAATAAGAAAAAATCTGAATAAAGAAGTTGCTCCTTTTGAGAATATTACTTCGATTCAATTGTATCCGACAGAGTTCGAAAAAACACCTAAAAGAAGTATAAAAAGGTATCTTTATACTCGGTAAAAGAGGATTTTATCTTTACCTGAAAAAAAAATGAACTTTTTCGAAAAAAAAATCTGTTATAAAGCATAACATTAAAAAATAATGCATACCTTTGAGTCGTTTTTGAAGCAATAATTTATTGTTTTATATTTAATTTAAAGAAAATGAAAAAGTTAGTCTTGTTCTTCGCTGTTGCATTTGCTATGTCATTTGCAGCTTGTTCATCTAAAACTGGAGGCAACGCTTCTACATCTGATTCTGTAATGATCGACTCTGTATCTGTACAAGAAGAAGTTGTTGTTGATTCTGCAGCTACTGTTGACAGTGCCGCTGTTGTTGCCGACTCTGCTGTTGTAGCTGAGTAATTTGAGCGAAGATAACAAAAAAAGGATGTTGATAGAGTGGTTCCGGGAGGGAGCTGCTCTATTCTTTTTTAACATAAAATGATCGAATCCTTGTCAACATGTGAGATATAATGTTTTTAAAGATATAGGATTTTTAAATTTTAAATAACAAAAAAAGCTGTAGATATCTACAGCTTTTTTTATTATTCGGATAGAATCAGAAATTTCCTTTGTCGGCACGATCCCACCAAACTCGTGTACCTCCTTTATCGCCACTGAATTCCGAATCGGAATTTTCCTGATTCAATAATTCAATTCCTTTCAGTAATTCAGCTTCATTGGTATTGTATTCGTTACCGCCGTAGATTGAGCGACGTATCTGTTTGTCGGTATTTACAGCGCCATTGCTCTCATTAAACTTAACGGGGAAAAGTTTCGGGTATCCGGTACGGCGATATTCGGCCCATGCTTCATTTGATAAGGGGAATAGCGCCAACCATTTTTGCGTAATAATACGTTGCAATTTTTCTTCGTTCGATGCCCCTTCGTCCCATTTTACACCGAGAGTATTTAATGCATTTATGCTAAGATTGTCATCCACGGGATCCACATAATTATCCTGGCCTGTAGTGCCGTTGATATAATCGGTAACCGCGCTTGGAGGATATGCGGTAATACCGGCATAAGAACCTCGGTATTTGAGTTCGTTATTTAAAGATACTTTGATACCTTCATTGTACAGATCTCCTGCCGTACCTCCCATATTCCAGCCTCTCAGGGCTCCTTCTGCCCGTAAGAAATAGGCCTCGGCTACTTTCATAATGGGTAACGGCATGGTATATGACGATGCCGGTAACCATCCCGAGAAGTTGCTCCACGGATTTGGTTTGGGGGGTAATCCACTGCCTATACGTATTCCCAAATATTTTGTTCCTTTTTCAACCAGAGTATCTGATTTTTGGTACTTTCCGGTATCCGGATCAGGCTTTGCGTCGAGTTTCATGACCGCATTTATATTTTTCGTCATGTATAGGGGTAGTCTCGGGTCTTTAAATCCTGTCATCATCGTTACCAAGCTGGCATTAAAGCGGCAATCTCCCCAGTCGAACATCAGCCAGAGTTCGTTTTCGAGATTCTTGTTTATCGTAATATCCCCGTCGGCACTGGTAAGTACGCCGTCGGTTACTGCTTCTACCGCTTTTGTTTCGGCTATTTGAGGTTTTACTTTCACGATACGCATGGCCAATCTCAGTTTCAATGTATTCGCCACTTTTAACCACAGGTCTTTATTTCCACCGCACCAATAATCTGCAGCTTTTAAAATACCTAATTCTTCGGTTGAAGTGGTGGCTTTTATATCGGCGATGGCTTTATCGATGTCGGTAAACATACTGTTATAAATATCTTCCTGCTTATCGTACGGGAAAGTCGATGTGGAAGGCGTCTGGTTAATTACCGACGAATACGCGATGGGACCGTAGGTATCGGTCATCATCTGAGTTCCGTATGCTTGTACGATGCGCATGACACCGGCCAGACCGTTATATCCTTGCTGTTCACACGATTTTATCAGGCGGGAAGTATTGTTTAAGATATATAAATAATATACTTCGCCCATACCGCCGCTGTGTCCTCTGTTTTCTCCGTAATCGCCGTTTGTAAAGTTTCCGTTCGGCGTCATGAAATACCCACCGTAGTAATCGATACTCAGGTTGGTCCAAAACTGAAAACGGTTTTGTTG encodes:
- a CDS encoding SusD/RagB family nutrient-binding outer membrane lipoprotein encodes the protein MKRNKILRYTLLLVFAIGGSSILTGCTDDFEDMNTNKVQVDPDDLPFSSQFMTPMTYCYPPQQNRFQFWTNLSIDYYGGYFMTPNGNFTNGDYGENRGHSGGMGEVYYLYILNNTSRLIKSCEQQGYNGLAGVMRIVQAYGTQMMTDTYGPIAYSSVINQTPSTSTFPYDKQEDIYNSMFTDIDKAIADIKATTSTEELGILKAADYWCGGNKDLWLKVANTLKLRLAMRIVKVKPQIAETKAVEAVTDGVLTSADGDITINKNLENELWLMFDWGDCRFNASLVTMMTGFKDPRLPLYMTKNINAVMKLDAKPDPDTGKYQKSDTLVEKGTKYLGIRIGSGLPPKPNPWSNFSGWLPASSYTMPLPIMKVAEAYFLRAEGALRGWNMGGTAGDLYNEGIKVSLNNELKYRGSYAGITAYPPSAVTDYINGTTGQDNYVDPVDDNLSINALNTLGVKWDEGASNEEKLQRIITQKWLALFPLSNEAWAEYRRTGYPKLFPVKFNESNGAVNTDKQIRRSIYGGNEYNTNEAELLKGIELLNQENSDSEFSGDKGGTRVWWDRADKGNF
- a CDS encoding AMP-binding protein, with the translated sequence MVGENFIKIYEKGFKESWDFPALTDYNTRETFTYRQVAEEIARLHILYQRCQIRRGDKIAIVGRNTPRWCIAFMSVITYGGIVVPILQDFNANDIHHIVNHSDSVLLFLGDLIWENVEVEKLGHLRAAISLSDFSCLDQRDGEKIAKDLTDIDRYFKAKYPKGFAPDDVKYADLDNDKVVLINYTSGTTGFSKGVMLTGNNLAGNVMFGIDSGLHFRGSKCLSFLPLAHAYGCAFDLLVPLAVGTHITLLGKIPSPKILLKALEEVKPNLIICVPLILEKIYRKQIMPMLNKRSLKWALNVPILDSQIYSQVRKKLVDAFGGRFEQVIVGGAPLNQEVEAFLYKIKFPFTVGYGMTECGPLISYTHYTQFVPTSSGRILQGYMQVRIDSDDPYNIPGEICVKGENVMKGYYKNQDATDAVLDADGWLHTGDMGTISEDDTIFIKGRYKTMILGPNGQNIYPEAIEAKLNNMPFILESLVVERDGKLVALVYPDYEAVDDYGIANEDLPVAMEEIRKNLNKEVAPFENITSIQLYPTEFEKTPKRSIKRYLYTR
- a CDS encoding PG1828 family lipoprotein, yielding MKKLVLFFAVAFAMSFAACSSKTGGNASTSDSVMIDSVSVQEEVVVDSAATVDSAAVVADSAVVAE